One window from the genome of Pedobacter schmidteae encodes:
- a CDS encoding SusC/RagA family TonB-linked outer membrane protein — protein sequence MYRIYTKKLAIPERYAHKILLIMRFTTVILIASLMQVSASTLAQKISLSKTNASLKAVIKEIRVQSGYEFIYTESVFKVAVPVTISVKSGNFNDVLEQIFKNQPLSFSIDSKTVIIKQKDKNLFENTVARFQAIDIRGRVLDENGEPMYGATVRVKGTSKVVTTDGEGRFTLRDINENAVLEVSYLGYQVKELKVTKDVRDVTIRLVVADSKLNEVVVTALGIKREERALGYAITKLDSNQINNAPSGNWIDALSGKVAGLNMVRSNGGPAGSNKIILRGENSLTGGADNEALIVIDGVVVNNGSGKRTATGGSAAGPSDGIQPTDFGSGINDLNPEDIESITVLKGPGAAALYGQRGANGAIIVTTKSGNAKSKAVSITLTSNVALESANRWPDLQYEYGQGQSGADTYGYGVNSASSLAFGPRFNGQNFIQYDPVTQTAATEATPWVPYKNQVREFFETGKTFTNSISISGNIKKNTTFRVSATHADNEWIIPNTGYKRNNISFSANSKITSKLSFSVKGGYTNRESENLPGMGYGNQSVMYWYVFWVPNADINWLRNYWTNGKEYRELKDVFTASPENPYAISYEFINGSKRNGITGNAQLNYAFTKELSLQLRATLDRTSDDRVQKRPWTAARLATGSYRTQDIISKEYSGDFLLKYNKQLNKDFNVMATVGGSMLKNRYSKNETRADGLIEPNVYSFDNAENPLVYVPDASRFSLNSVYGLFSASYKSYLYLDLTSRMDWNSTLANPFREKSTGFFYPSANLSFIASDYFKLPKAISFAKLRLSVSQVGSGGTVPYRTAYLYGLAANGTYPNGSLQNPTTIPNPDLQPLKTTAYEIGADIKLFKNRLGIDVAAYAGNTKNQILDRIVDRSSGYSRQVINAGQIDNAGLEVAMNGTLIQSKSLKWTTFMTFATNKNKIIALANNDTTVLLRSSAVGGAQIIAKVGGSMGDMYGTGFLRAPDGQVIYNPTTGIPLLSSTPVYLGNTIPKYKASIGTEFSYKQFKLNVLFDAQKGGVAHSYTHGRLADFGKLSATLPGRYSGITGNGVVDNGDGTFRPNTTIATDITSFYNTSMGTLNGEGATYKTDFIKFREARFDYTLPKSILKSIKLSRATIGIYGRNLMIWSNWPMFDPEFGTLSGTDIVQGFEIGQFPSTRTFGFNLVIGIN from the coding sequence ATGTATAGAATTTATACGAAGAAACTGGCCATTCCTGAACGGTATGCCCATAAAATTTTGCTAATTATGCGATTTACCACCGTTATATTAATAGCATCCCTCATGCAGGTTAGTGCTTCAACGCTGGCCCAGAAAATTAGTCTGTCCAAAACAAATGCTTCCTTAAAAGCAGTAATTAAAGAGATCAGGGTACAAAGTGGATATGAGTTTATTTACACAGAAAGTGTTTTTAAAGTAGCCGTACCGGTAACGATCAGCGTAAAGTCGGGTAATTTCAATGATGTGTTGGAACAGATTTTTAAGAATCAACCTTTAAGTTTTTCTATCGACAGCAAAACAGTTATCATAAAACAAAAAGACAAAAACTTGTTTGAAAATACTGTGGCCCGATTTCAGGCGATTGATATCCGTGGCAGGGTATTAGATGAAAATGGAGAGCCGATGTACGGAGCCACTGTAAGGGTTAAAGGAACCAGTAAGGTTGTCACGACAGATGGCGAAGGGAGATTTACCCTTAGAGATATCAATGAGAATGCTGTTCTTGAGGTTTCTTATCTGGGATACCAGGTAAAAGAGCTGAAGGTGACTAAAGACGTACGGGATGTTACCATCAGGTTGGTGGTTGCCGACAGCAAACTAAATGAAGTGGTGGTTACGGCCTTAGGTATTAAAAGAGAAGAACGAGCACTAGGTTATGCCATTACAAAATTAGACAGTAACCAAATTAACAATGCACCATCAGGAAACTGGATTGACGCCCTTTCGGGAAAAGTTGCCGGTTTAAACATGGTAAGATCCAATGGAGGGCCTGCGGGTTCGAACAAGATTATTTTACGTGGAGAGAATAGTTTGACAGGAGGGGCCGATAATGAGGCTTTAATTGTAATTGATGGAGTAGTCGTAAATAATGGCAGTGGCAAAAGAACTGCCACAGGGGGATCTGCCGCCGGACCATCGGATGGCATACAGCCAACCGATTTTGGAAGTGGAATCAATGACCTGAACCCAGAAGACATTGAAAGCATTACTGTACTTAAAGGGCCCGGTGCTGCGGCTTTGTATGGGCAACGCGGTGCAAATGGGGCTATTATTGTGACCACCAAATCGGGCAATGCAAAAAGTAAAGCCGTAAGTATAACGCTAACCTCTAATGTCGCTTTGGAAAGTGCTAATCGTTGGCCGGATTTACAATATGAGTATGGACAAGGACAAAGTGGTGCCGATACCTATGGGTATGGGGTGAATAGCGCAAGCAGTTTAGCTTTTGGCCCAAGGTTTAACGGTCAGAATTTTATCCAATACGATCCGGTAACGCAAACCGCTGCTACGGAAGCTACACCCTGGGTGCCTTATAAAAACCAGGTCAGGGAGTTTTTTGAAACAGGGAAAACCTTTACAAATTCTATCAGCATTAGTGGAAACATAAAAAAGAATACCACTTTTCGGGTTTCCGCTACACATGCCGATAATGAATGGATTATTCCAAATACAGGCTATAAACGTAACAACATCTCTTTCTCGGCCAACAGTAAAATTACCTCAAAGCTAAGTTTTTCTGTAAAGGGAGGTTATACCAATAGGGAAAGCGAGAATTTACCAGGCATGGGATATGGAAATCAATCGGTAATGTACTGGTATGTGTTTTGGGTACCCAATGCCGATATCAATTGGTTGCGTAACTATTGGACAAATGGTAAAGAATATAGAGAACTTAAAGATGTTTTTACCGCATCGCCAGAAAATCCATACGCCATTTCGTATGAATTTATCAATGGCTCAAAACGTAATGGCATAACTGGTAATGCACAGTTGAATTATGCATTTACTAAAGAACTAAGTTTACAATTGAGGGCAACTTTAGACCGTACCAGTGACGATAGAGTCCAAAAACGCCCCTGGACAGCGGCACGCTTAGCCACCGGTTCTTATCGTACACAGGATATCATTTCTAAAGAATACAGTGGCGACTTTTTATTGAAATACAATAAACAATTGAACAAGGATTTTAATGTTATGGCAACCGTTGGGGGTAGCATGCTTAAAAACCGCTATTCTAAAAACGAAACCCGGGCCGATGGATTGATAGAGCCAAATGTTTATAGCTTTGATAATGCCGAAAATCCACTGGTATATGTACCTGATGCCTCACGTTTCTCATTGAATAGCGTGTACGGTTTGTTTTCTGCGTCCTATAAAAGCTATTTGTATTTAGATTTAACCAGTCGTATGGATTGGAACAGTACCTTGGCCAACCCTTTTAGGGAGAAAAGTACTGGTTTCTTTTATCCATCTGCAAACCTGAGTTTTATCGCTTCCGATTATTTTAAATTGCCTAAAGCCATCAGCTTTGCAAAGCTAAGGCTTTCAGTTTCTCAGGTGGGCAGTGGCGGTACAGTACCATACCGTACAGCATATTTATACGGATTGGCAGCTAACGGAACCTATCCAAATGGTTCGTTACAAAATCCAACTACTATACCTAATCCCGATTTACAGCCGCTAAAAACTACCGCGTATGAAATTGGTGCCGACATTAAGTTGTTTAAAAATCGTTTGGGTATTGATGTTGCAGCTTACGCTGGAAATACCAAAAATCAAATCCTAGACCGGATTGTAGACCGGTCATCAGGTTATTCACGTCAGGTTATTAATGCGGGGCAGATTGATAATGCTGGTTTGGAAGTGGCGATGAATGGCACGCTGATACAAAGTAAAAGTTTGAAATGGACAACCTTTATGACTTTCGCTACCAATAAAAACAAAATTATTGCCTTAGCCAATAACGATACTACGGTATTGTTGCGTTCAAGCGCAGTTGGTGGTGCACAAATAATAGCAAAAGTTGGTGGAAGTATGGGAGATATGTATGGCACAGGGTTTTTACGTGCACCCGATGGGCAGGTGATTTATAATCCAACTACCGGTATTCCGCTATTGTCAAGTACTCCGGTTTATCTGGGCAATACCATTCCTAAATATAAAGCGAGTATAGGTACGGAGTTTAGCTACAAACAGTTTAAGTTGAATGTGCTGTTTGATGCACAAAAAGGAGGGGTAGCCCATTCTTATACCCATGGTCGTTTGGCTGATTTTGGTAAGCTATCGGCTACTTTGCCAGGTCGTTATAGTGGTATAACGGGAAATGGAGTTGTTGATAACGGCGATGGAACATTCAGGCCAAATACGACAATTGCAACAGATATTACTTCGTTCTATAATACTTCTATGGGAACCCTCAATGGCGAGGGGGCAACCTATAAAACAGATTTTATCAAATTTAGAGAAGCAAGGTTTGATTATACGCTTCCTAAGTCAATTCTAAAATCAATTAAATTATCCCGGGCAACTATAGGCATCTATGGACGTAACCTGATGATCTGGTCTAATTGGCCAATGTTCGACCCCGAGTTTGGTACTTTGAGCGGTACTGATATTGTACAGGGATTTGAGATTGGACAGTTCCCCTCAACGCGCACTTTTGGTTTTAATTTAGTAATTGGTATTAATTAA
- a CDS encoding DUF5689 domain-containing protein — MMTKLTLNISLLLSTLFLLAGCDKTGNFPGGEVNPHIAIYDLRSFYKGADYPLTQASMLGSIGITGVVVSDHSGKNMTSGLLMLQNKWRLNELRGIAVNIGADAANYVPGDSVTVNLVGGVMKQVDGMLQVTGVNGSAVVKVASGKTIAVNRVPSRFILADPAKYESTEVVIVKGGFDPIPAPTDTYKGDKLVNDGFGNFTLHTESAATFANASLPGMANFFGVVEYTKAADGKYTPHLRIRKPEDIRVLSSTITRAAIVISGFLAMPEGTPSTNGEYMQFLATRDIDFAATPYCVVTHNTNSAYQPTGAPVNGWAAGGRRSYKFNLTAGKVTKGEYFYVGGNSNKLINGVGSTSIAASKWIVSKNTGSSAGDGLGDINADLLLNGTSGFADGIAVFEGLTVTGNTTPIDVIITGANGAILDLAKGAGLRIANTDWYDIVNPVTLEAQPLYKQGSNTICLSRPAPTNAGFFYKLGGEYNIRLGRWVTARSQNRVDLAIDSKINEIESEFPAGTMSTKVIE; from the coding sequence ATGATGACGAAGCTAACACTCAATATATCATTGCTGCTTTCAACTTTGTTTCTTTTAGCCGGCTGTGATAAAACAGGAAATTTTCCTGGTGGTGAGGTTAATCCTCATATCGCCATTTATGATTTAAGAAGCTTTTATAAAGGAGCCGACTACCCACTTACACAAGCGTCTATGCTTGGTTCCATTGGCATTACCGGTGTAGTTGTCTCCGATCATAGTGGTAAAAACATGACTTCGGGCTTACTCATGCTACAAAATAAGTGGCGACTAAATGAGCTTAGAGGGATTGCGGTTAACATTGGTGCCGATGCCGCAAACTATGTTCCCGGCGATTCGGTAACGGTAAACCTGGTGGGCGGGGTTATGAAACAAGTTGATGGAATGCTCCAGGTGACCGGAGTAAATGGCTCCGCTGTGGTAAAAGTTGCTTCTGGTAAAACTATTGCGGTAAACCGGGTTCCAAGTCGTTTCATTTTGGCCGATCCGGCTAAATATGAAAGTACAGAAGTGGTGATTGTAAAAGGGGGATTTGATCCAATTCCGGCACCTACGGATACTTATAAAGGCGATAAGTTAGTGAATGACGGTTTTGGCAATTTTACTTTGCATACCGAATCTGCTGCCACTTTTGCCAATGCATCCTTGCCAGGTATGGCCAATTTTTTTGGGGTGGTGGAATATACAAAAGCTGCGGATGGTAAATATACTCCGCACTTGCGTATACGCAAACCGGAAGACATCAGAGTATTGAGCTCTACCATTACAAGGGCTGCCATTGTCATTTCCGGTTTTTTGGCAATGCCAGAGGGCACGCCTTCAACCAATGGTGAGTACATGCAATTTTTGGCAACCCGGGATATCGACTTCGCTGCAACGCCCTATTGTGTAGTCACGCACAATACAAACTCTGCTTACCAACCCACAGGGGCACCTGTTAATGGCTGGGCTGCAGGTGGCAGGCGATCCTATAAGTTTAATTTAACTGCAGGAAAGGTAACAAAAGGGGAATATTTTTATGTAGGCGGAAACTCTAACAAATTAATTAATGGAGTAGGCTCAACCAGTATTGCAGCTAGTAAATGGATCGTATCTAAAAATACAGGAAGTTCGGCTGGGGATGGTCTTGGAGACATCAATGCTGATTTATTATTAAACGGAACCAGTGGCTTTGCAGATGGTATTGCAGTATTCGAAGGACTTACCGTTACCGGAAATACGACCCCAATAGACGTGATCATTACCGGAGCAAATGGAGCGATTCTTGACCTTGCGAAAGGAGCAGGATTACGTATTGCAAATACAGATTGGTATGATATTGTAAATCCTGTAACCTTAGAGGCACAGCCATTATATAAGCAAGGTTCAAACACGATTTGTTTAAGTCGTCCGGCGCCAACAAATGCTGGCTTTTTTTATAAATTAGGTGGAGAGTACAATATAAGACTGGGACGCTGGGTAACGGCAAGATCACAAAATAGGGTAGACTTAGCGATCGATTCAAAAATTAATGAAATTGAAAGTGAATTCCCTGCAGGAACCATGTCGACAAAAGTGATTGAATAA
- a CDS encoding endonuclease/exonuclease/phosphatase family protein — protein MKHLKIVALICLVVLFGCSVKKNTPVSISRNELKILCYNIHHANPPSKPGLIDLDAIARVITDSKADLVALQEVENGAKRSGVVNQAKVLAEKTGLNYHFFKAIDYDGGDYGIAILSRYQFKDVKLVPLPQKITAEKRVLGYMTIEIGKQQFILANTHLDATKTHENRNVQMEQILKEFEHSRLPVILCGDLNSVAGSDAINLLDKQFKRTCTENCGKTVPQINPRNTIDYVATKNVKWPLLEHKVIEETYASDHRPVLAVFEMGK, from the coding sequence ATGAAGCATTTAAAAATAGTTGCACTGATTTGTTTGGTAGTTTTATTTGGCTGTTCGGTAAAGAAAAATACGCCGGTAAGTATTTCCAGGAATGAGTTGAAGATATTATGCTACAATATCCATCATGCCAATCCACCCTCCAAACCGGGATTGATTGACTTAGATGCGATTGCCCGCGTAATTACCGACAGTAAAGCAGACCTGGTGGCTTTGCAGGAAGTAGAAAATGGCGCAAAGCGTAGTGGAGTTGTAAATCAGGCTAAAGTACTTGCCGAAAAAACCGGACTGAACTATCATTTCTTTAAGGCGATTGACTATGATGGGGGCGATTACGGAATTGCTATTTTAAGTCGCTATCAATTTAAAGATGTAAAGTTGGTTCCACTTCCCCAGAAAATTACAGCCGAAAAACGTGTATTGGGCTATATGACCATAGAGATAGGTAAACAGCAGTTTATATTGGCAAATACGCATCTGGATGCAACCAAAACACATGAAAACCGGAATGTTCAAATGGAACAAATCTTAAAAGAATTTGAACACAGCCGTTTGCCGGTAATCCTGTGTGGTGATTTGAACAGTGTTGCGGGCTCAGATGCGATAAACCTATTGGATAAACAATTTAAACGGACCTGCACAGAAAATTGTGGAAAAACAGTACCTCAGATTAACCCACGTAACACCATAGATTATGTTGCGACTAAAAATGTAAAGTGGCCGTTGTTGGAGCATAAGGTAATTGAGGAAACTTACGCATCCGATCATAGACCGGTATTGGCCGTTTTTGAAATGGGCAAGTAA
- a CDS encoding sterol desaturase family protein has product MDILQTIYNEITGFFGFGGIIKIVQSGDYDSLSTLAGIQNVMGPIIPLLLLLEIIRAVFYKRFKIEDYQMPFLVFVLNRFISRFISIAAVTFCIGLLENWALFTTTFTWYWLIYGYIIWEFSHFVYHALAHKVRILWCLHSTHHAPQQMNLSVNFAHFFLEAPYADVVRTSICILLGVNPALLFFIMFIDGFWGSFIHVGENLIKDGRLGFLNKILLTPSHHRVHHAKNPLYMDTNFCNLLNIWDHIFKTYQNERMDIQIEYGITREMKPNSIWDAYFGEFICLGKDVLAAPGLKNKLLYFIMPPGWSHTGDHKTAKIARQSFIAQEQEMKKINIDASSKIPA; this is encoded by the coding sequence ATGGACATACTGCAAACCATATACAATGAAATAACCGGGTTCTTTGGATTCGGTGGAATCATAAAAATAGTACAATCGGGCGATTATGATTCTCTTTCCACACTAGCGGGCATACAAAATGTAATGGGCCCCATTATCCCACTGTTGCTATTGCTGGAAATTATAAGGGCGGTCTTTTATAAACGATTTAAAATAGAAGATTATCAGATGCCGTTTCTGGTATTTGTACTCAATCGGTTTATATCCAGGTTTATATCCATAGCTGCTGTAACATTTTGCATTGGCTTGCTCGAAAATTGGGCACTCTTTACCACAACCTTTACCTGGTATTGGTTAATTTATGGTTACATCATCTGGGAATTTTCGCATTTTGTTTACCATGCCTTAGCACACAAAGTCCGAATCCTTTGGTGCCTGCACTCCACCCATCATGCGCCTCAGCAAATGAACCTCTCCGTTAATTTTGCTCATTTCTTTTTGGAAGCGCCTTACGCTGATGTAGTCCGCACATCAATCTGTATACTTCTGGGTGTTAATCCGGCCCTCTTGTTTTTCATTATGTTTATAGATGGATTCTGGGGTTCATTTATCCATGTTGGAGAAAACCTGATAAAAGATGGAAGATTGGGTTTCCTGAACAAAATTTTACTTACTCCTTCACATCATCGTGTACATCATGCTAAAAACCCATTATATATGGACACCAACTTTTGTAATCTGTTGAACATCTGGGACCATATTTTTAAGACTTACCAAAATGAAAGAATGGATATCCAAATAGAATATGGCATTACCCGTGAGATGAAACCAAACAGCATTTGGGACGCCTATTTTGGCGAATTTATTTGTTTAGGAAAAGATGTTCTTGCTGCACCAGGGTTAAAAAATAAACTGCTTTACTTCATTATGCCTCCAGGCTGGAGTCACACAGGAGATCATAAAACTGCAAAAATAGCAAGGCAATCATTTATTGCTCAAGAGCAAGAAATGAAAAAAATCAATATAGATGCTTCTTCAAAAATACCGGCTTAA
- a CDS encoding RNA polymerase sigma factor translates to MKEIQLLIALKSGDRSAFEKIYQSYSPRIYLNILKMIKSVEDAQEILQDVFIKVWEKRELIDPEQSFKSYLFQISRFTVYNFIRKINLDKKLKDYLSRENSELYSHIEEAIAYRESDRFVMDAIEELPPQRKQIYKLCKIEGQSYTEVSKLLGISTSTINDHIVKATKFLRAKHASFGGALALTFISTCLDKL, encoded by the coding sequence TTGAAGGAGATTCAACTGCTGATTGCACTTAAATCGGGAGACCGATCTGCCTTTGAAAAAATCTACCAAAGTTACAGCCCCAGAATTTATCTGAATATCCTGAAAATGATTAAATCGGTTGAAGATGCGCAGGAAATTCTACAGGATGTATTTATTAAGGTTTGGGAAAAAAGAGAATTGATTGATCCTGAACAATCCTTTAAATCGTATTTATTTCAAATTTCCAGATTTACAGTATACAACTTCATTCGAAAGATTAACCTGGACAAAAAGTTAAAAGATTACCTCAGCCGGGAAAATAGTGAATTGTATTCCCACATTGAAGAAGCGATTGCTTACCGCGAAAGTGATCGCTTTGTAATGGATGCCATCGAGGAGCTGCCTCCGCAACGCAAACAGATCTATAAATTATGTAAAATTGAAGGTCAGAGTTATACCGAGGTGAGCAAGCTTTTGGGGATTTCCACTTCCACCATCAATGACCATATTGTTAAAGCCACAAAATTTTTAAGAGCAAAGCATGCTTCTTTTGGCGGAGCACTGGCGTTGACCTTTATTTCTACCTGTCTGGATAAGCTTTAG
- a CDS encoding FecR family protein — translation MEDLERLKVPFYKYLNNELDEAEARAFLEHLQSGCDQDVILRLIDEGLDGPLEDELLNKPELLALLNQSYAKVIEAIETQPENSKARLWPKMMIGVAAAVALIVLGIYFFNGFNDRVSNDQFATIREVTPGKIGATLTLGNGKKIRLSDAANGEIAREAGISVNKTATGELVYELRDGAGDLNKINKLSTAKGETYILILPDKSKVWMNAASTLTYTASLNGAERRVRLEGEAYFQVAEDKTRPFVVETRKQTVQVLGTHFNINAYADEENVKTTLLQGSVKVFNQLDAKILKPGEQSSVRDHSISVAEVDTERMVAWKSNKFLFENDDIQYIMRMIARWYDVEVVYAGEMPREKFGGGVSRFDNVSQVLKILESTGGVHFKLEGRRIFVSK, via the coding sequence TTGGAAGATTTAGAAAGACTGAAAGTCCCTTTTTATAAGTACCTGAACAACGAGCTGGATGAAGCGGAGGCAAGAGCTTTTCTTGAGCATCTGCAATCTGGCTGTGACCAGGATGTGATTTTACGACTGATTGACGAGGGACTGGATGGTCCTTTGGAAGATGAGCTGCTAAATAAACCCGAACTCCTGGCATTGTTAAATCAGTCGTATGCAAAAGTAATTGAAGCAATTGAAACGCAACCGGAAAACAGCAAAGCAAGGCTATGGCCAAAAATGATGATTGGCGTGGCAGCTGCTGTTGCGCTGATCGTTTTGGGTATTTACTTTTTCAATGGTTTTAATGATCGGGTTTCGAATGATCAGTTTGCAACTATTCGGGAGGTGACCCCAGGGAAAATCGGTGCTACATTAACATTGGGTAATGGAAAAAAGATCAGGCTTTCTGATGCAGCAAATGGTGAAATTGCAAGGGAAGCGGGGATCAGTGTAAACAAAACAGCCACTGGCGAATTGGTTTACGAATTACGTGACGGTGCCGGAGATTTGAATAAAATCAACAAGTTGTCAACTGCTAAAGGAGAGACGTATATTTTAATCCTGCCTGATAAATCGAAGGTTTGGATGAACGCCGCTTCAACTTTAACCTATACCGCCAGTTTAAATGGGGCTGAGCGCAGGGTGCGACTTGAGGGGGAAGCCTATTTTCAGGTGGCAGAGGATAAAACGCGCCCTTTTGTTGTTGAAACCAGAAAGCAAACGGTGCAGGTACTGGGTACGCATTTTAACATCAATGCTTATGCTGATGAGGAAAATGTGAAGACTACGCTATTGCAGGGGAGTGTAAAAGTATTCAATCAATTGGATGCTAAAATTTTGAAGCCTGGTGAACAGTCGTCGGTACGTGATCATTCAATTTCAGTAGCCGAAGTTGATACTGAACGCATGGTTGCCTGGAAAAGCAACAAGTTTCTTTTTGAAAATGACGATATACAGTACATCATGCGTATGATAGCGCGCTGGTATGATGTGGAGGTGGTATACGCAGGGGAAATGCCCAGAGAAAAGTTTGGGGGTGGGGTATCGCGATTTGATAATGTTTCCCAGGTGTTGAAAATACTGGAATCAACCGGCGGGGTACATTTTAAGCTAGAAGGTAGAAGAATTTTTGTGTCAAAATAA
- a CDS encoding SusD/RagB family nutrient-binding outer membrane lipoprotein, with protein MKRTIYFITLLSFVLSFLACDKGFDRENTDPINIISSSPDKLLAPALVNVLTGNMTRNRNFNNELMQVTVTQSEDDFTVFRYNFRPNTADYTWNIWYPELTNFRDIYEIASKPEYQNNSYKGISRVCEAWVFSLVTDTYGDVPFKEANQGKIGLVEPAFDSQKEIYTALLAKLEEANTLLSENVAIDAASDPIYKGDIVLWRKFCNSLHLRLLLRLSGKQEVANTMIAKIKEMVDTNPSKYPVFSSNAESAVLKWNGTTTTTDPYTNPYAINLRENDFTIPSLCNFFILKLNDWNDPRIDIGATYGANARNRLGIAAGTGGFIGIDSGYEPGSKEQKQSYFYSFGNSEFSLQKSPLTGIAMTYAEVQFILAEAAAKGWISGSAQTFYYTGIANAINYWVPNFSTNISGTVFTNYIANAGIAWDNNLPLEAATGDSKMERIHIQKYYSLFLTDFQQWFEYRRTGHPILPRGAGLKNGGKMPARMNYPVYVQSANPTNYSKAVANMGGDDMNTLVWWQKP; from the coding sequence ATGAAAAGAACAATATACTTCATTACCCTTTTATCATTTGTATTGAGCTTTTTGGCTTGTGATAAGGGGTTTGACCGCGAAAATACCGATCCGATAAACATTATCAGTTCTTCACCTGATAAATTGCTGGCACCGGCTTTGGTAAACGTTTTGACAGGTAACATGACCCGTAACCGTAACTTTAATAACGAACTGATGCAGGTAACGGTAACTCAAAGTGAGGATGATTTTACGGTATTTAGATATAATTTCAGGCCAAACACGGCAGATTACACCTGGAATATCTGGTATCCGGAACTTACCAACTTCAGGGATATTTACGAGATTGCTTCAAAGCCCGAATATCAGAACAATTCCTATAAAGGCATTTCACGGGTATGCGAAGCCTGGGTTTTTTCTTTAGTTACGGATACCTATGGCGATGTACCATTTAAGGAAGCTAACCAGGGGAAAATAGGTTTGGTTGAGCCTGCGTTTGATAGTCAGAAAGAAATTTACACCGCTTTGTTGGCCAAGCTGGAGGAAGCCAATACGCTGCTGAGCGAAAATGTGGCCATCGACGCTGCAAGCGATCCAATTTATAAAGGCGACATTGTGCTTTGGCGTAAATTCTGTAATAGTTTACATCTTCGTTTGTTATTGCGTTTATCTGGAAAACAGGAAGTGGCCAATACCATGATTGCCAAAATCAAGGAAATGGTGGATACCAATCCCTCAAAATATCCGGTTTTTTCTTCAAATGCCGAATCGGCGGTGCTAAAATGGAATGGCACTACTACCACTACAGATCCTTACACCAATCCGTATGCCATTAATTTGCGCGAAAATGACTTCACTATACCCTCTTTGTGTAATTTCTTTATCTTGAAGCTGAATGATTGGAATGATCCACGCATAGATATTGGCGCAACTTACGGAGCTAATGCCCGTAACCGGCTGGGGATAGCGGCAGGTACCGGTGGTTTTATTGGAATAGATAGCGGTTACGAACCTGGTAGTAAAGAACAAAAACAATCCTACTTTTATTCGTTTGGCAACTCAGAATTTTCCTTGCAGAAAAGCCCGCTAACAGGCATTGCTATGACCTATGCAGAAGTACAGTTTATATTGGCAGAGGCTGCGGCCAAAGGCTGGATTTCGGGGTCTGCCCAAACATTTTATTATACGGGTATTGCAAATGCTATTAATTACTGGGTACCAAACTTTAGCACCAATATATCAGGTACGGTATTTACCAATTACATAGCAAACGCAGGTATTGCATGGGACAATAACTTGCCTTTGGAAGCCGCTACAGGTGATAGTAAAATGGAGCGTATCCATATTCAAAAGTACTACAGTCTTTTCCTTACCGATTTTCAGCAATGGTTTGAATACCGTCGCACCGGGCATCCAATATTGCCCAGGGGTGCAGGCCTAAAAAATGGTGGGAAAATGCCAGCCAGAATGAACTATCCGGTTTACGTGCAATCGGCCAATCCAACCAACTACAGTAAGGCTGTGGCCAATATGGGAGGGGATGATATGAATACTTTGGTTTGGTGGCAAAAGCCTTAA